A part of Bacillota bacterium genomic DNA contains:
- a CDS encoding 2-C-methyl-D-erythritol 2,4-cyclodiphosphate synthase — MPKVYCIVPAAGSGTRMGKTGFPTKQYLLLGGIPVLVRTLRTLQQSNLIDEMIVAVRPEDVDYARGLFEDYGLAGIKLIAGGETRSHTVKGALAEIQGDPGDLVAIHDGARPLLTRQALARVLEAARIHGAAALGVAVWDTVKRVDEAGFVTGTLPRTQLRLIQTPQVFTLDLLRRAYRQDLTGATDDCALVERLGVPVKLVEGERTNLKITTPEDLKMAEMYLKGTQPPLRIGHGYDVHRLEPGRKLILGGVEIPHHLGLLGHSDADCLVHALMDALLGAVALGDIGQHFPAGDPAYAGIDSLVLLRQVGDLLRDRGYVIYNLDATVVAQRPRLAPYREKMRENIARTLDIPVEQVHVKATTTEGLGPVGEEKCIEAHAVALVGGNPHD; from the coding sequence ATGCCAAAGGTCTATTGTATTGTGCCCGCGGCCGGCAGTGGCACCCGGATGGGGAAAACCGGCTTTCCCACCAAGCAGTACCTTCTCCTTGGGGGAATTCCGGTGCTGGTGCGGACCTTGCGGACACTGCAGCAGAGTAACTTAATTGATGAGATGATCGTGGCGGTGCGTCCAGAGGATGTGGACTACGCCCGGGGCCTTTTCGAGGACTATGGCCTGGCGGGGATCAAACTCATCGCCGGGGGGGAAACCCGTAGTCACACCGTCAAGGGGGCCTTGGCCGAGATCCAAGGGGACCCAGGGGACCTGGTGGCTATCCATGATGGGGCTCGGCCCCTGCTGACAAGACAGGCTTTGGCGCGGGTTTTGGAAGCGGCTAGGATCCACGGTGCGGCGGCCCTGGGTGTTGCGGTGTGGGACACGGTGAAAAGGGTGGATGAGGCGGGTTTTGTAACCGGCACTCTGCCCCGAACCCAATTGCGGCTGATTCAGACTCCCCAGGTCTTTACCCTAGATCTTTTGCGGCGGGCCTACCGGCAGGATCTGACCGGGGCCACCGATGACTGTGCCCTGGTGGAACGGCTGGGTGTGCCGGTGAAACTGGTGGAGGGCGAAAGGACCAATCTGAAGATTACAACACCGGAGGATTTGAAGATGGCGGAGATGTATCTAAAGGGAACCCAGCCCCCGCTGAGGATCGGACACGGCTATGACGTCCACCGGTTAGAACCGGGCCGGAAGTTGATCCTGGGCGGTGTGGAGATTCCTCACCACCTGGGTTTGCTGGGCCACTCCGATGCCGATTGCCTGGTCCATGCCCTCATGGATGCCCTGTTAGGGGCTGTGGCCTTGGGAGATATTGGCCAGCACTTCCCCGCTGGGGACCCCGCCTATGCGGGAATCGACAGCTTGGTCCTGTTGAGACAGGTGGGGGATCTGCTCCGGGACCGAGGTTATGTCATCTATAATCTCGATGCCACCGTGGTGGCCCAAAGGCCCCGCCTTGCGCCCTATCGGGAGAAGATGCGGGAGAATATTGCCCGGACCCTGGATATCCCAGTGGAGCAGGTGCATGTGAAGGCCACCACTACCGAAGGGTTAGGTCCCGTGGGCGAGGAAAAGTGTATCGAGGCCCATGCGGTGGCGTTAGTGGGAGGTAACCCCCATGACTGA
- a CDS encoding ATP-dependent Clp protease ATP-binding subunit, whose product MFSRFTERAQRTIIFSQEEARRLGHNVVGTEHILLGLIKEGDGVAAKALQSLGIRLDQVQEEVERIVGRGDAKLTGPALGFTPRAKRVLELSLEEARRLGHTYVGTEHILLGLIREGEGVAAQVLRNLGADVEKIRYQVVELLNGGGTTSKKPGRQSKREAKTPTLDQFGRDLTEMAEEGKLDPVIGREKEIERVMQILSRRTKNNPCLIGEPGVGKTAIAEGLAQRIVDGDVPELLLNKRVVTLDLGAMVAGSKFRGEFEERLKKVIDEIRNAGNVILFIDELHTIVGAGAAEGAIDASNILKPALARGELQTIGATTLDEYRKYVEKDAALERRFQPIMVEEPTVEETVQILMGLRDRYEAHHRVKITDEALKAAAQLSNRFVADRYLPDKAIDLVDEAASKVRLKGLVAPPELKQLEKEIEEICLEKDSAIRNEEFEKAAKLRDKEQKLRKELEQRHQEWKSNSNRAEGTVTAEDIAEVVSSWTGIPVRQLTQEETERLLNLEEELHRRVVGQKEAVEAVSKAIRRAYAGLKDPKRPVGSFIFLGPTGVGKTELARALAEALFGDEDSMIRLDMSEYQERHTVARLVGAPPGYVGYEEGGQLTEKVRRRPYSVVLLDEIEKAHPEVFNILLQVLEDGRLTDAQGRTVSFRNTVLIMTSNVGASELDQDSAIGFRVNVDEKAEHEDMRKRVIESLRRTFRPEFINRIDEIIVFHALNKEHIRQIADIMLRETREQLREQDVDIVVTDAAKEVLIEEGFDHKYGARPLRRAIQRLLENPLSDLILEGRFKAGDVIVVGAEDKKLVFNRQEEPSPVER is encoded by the coding sequence ATGTTCAGCAGGTTTACGGAACGGGCACAGAGGACTATCATCTTTTCCCAGGAAGAAGCCCGCAGACTCGGGCACAACGTGGTGGGAACTGAGCATATCCTTTTGGGTTTAATAAAAGAAGGTGACGGAGTCGCCGCGAAGGCCCTACAGAGTTTGGGCATTCGCTTGGATCAGGTGCAGGAGGAAGTAGAAAGGATCGTCGGCCGGGGCGATGCCAAGCTGACGGGACCCGCGTTGGGGTTCACTCCCCGGGCAAAACGTGTATTGGAACTGTCCCTGGAGGAGGCCCGCCGGTTGGGCCACACCTATGTGGGTACGGAACACATCCTCCTTGGGCTCATCCGGGAGGGTGAGGGTGTGGCCGCCCAGGTACTTAGGAACCTGGGGGCCGATGTGGAAAAGATTCGCTATCAGGTGGTGGAGCTGCTCAATGGCGGAGGCACCACCAGCAAGAAGCCAGGGCGGCAAAGCAAACGGGAGGCCAAAACGCCGACTTTGGATCAGTTTGGTCGGGATCTTACGGAGATGGCGGAGGAAGGCAAACTAGATCCGGTTATCGGCCGGGAAAAAGAGATTGAACGGGTCATGCAGATCCTGAGCCGGCGGACCAAGAACAACCCCTGCTTGATCGGTGAACCGGGGGTGGGTAAGACCGCCATTGCCGAAGGTTTGGCCCAGCGCATCGTCGATGGGGATGTGCCCGAACTGCTGTTGAATAAGCGGGTGGTGACCTTGGATCTGGGTGCCATGGTGGCGGGTTCCAAGTTCCGGGGCGAATTTGAGGAGCGGCTGAAGAAGGTAATCGATGAGATCCGCAACGCGGGTAACGTGATCCTGTTCATCGATGAGTTGCATACCATCGTGGGAGCCGGTGCCGCGGAGGGAGCGATCGATGCTTCTAATATCTTGAAGCCAGCCCTGGCCCGGGGCGAACTGCAGACCATCGGAGCCACCACCCTCGATGAGTACCGCAAGTACGTGGAAAAGGATGCGGCCTTGGAACGTCGGTTCCAACCCATCATGGTGGAAGAGCCTACGGTGGAGGAGACGGTGCAGATCCTGATGGGACTTAGGGATCGCTATGAAGCCCATCACCGGGTGAAGATCACCGATGAGGCCCTGAAGGCGGCGGCCCAGCTTTCCAACCGGTTTGTGGCGGACCGCTACCTGCCGGACAAAGCTATCGATTTGGTGGATGAGGCGGCCTCCAAGGTGCGCTTGAAGGGTCTAGTGGCTCCGCCGGAGCTGAAGCAACTGGAGAAGGAGATCGAGGAGATCTGCCTGGAAAAGGACTCCGCGATTAGAAACGAAGAATTCGAAAAGGCCGCAAAGCTGCGGGACAAAGAGCAAAAGCTGCGGAAGGAATTGGAACAGCGCCATCAGGAATGGAAGAGCAACAGCAACCGGGCCGAGGGTACGGTGACCGCCGAGGATATTGCCGAGGTAGTCAGCAGCTGGACGGGGATCCCGGTGCGCCAGCTGACCCAGGAAGAGACCGAACGGTTGCTGAATCTAGAGGAAGAACTGCACAGGCGAGTGGTGGGCCAGAAAGAAGCGGTGGAGGCGGTTTCCAAGGCCATTCGCCGGGCCTACGCGGGCCTCAAGGACCCAAAGCGGCCTGTGGGCTCCTTCATCTTCCTGGGACCCACGGGGGTCGGTAAGACGGAGCTGGCCCGGGCCTTGGCCGAAGCCCTCTTTGGCGATGAAGACTCTATGATCCGCCTTGATATGAGTGAGTACCAGGAGCGGCACACGGTGGCCCGCCTGGTGGGAGCACCTCCGGGCTATGTGGGATACGAAGAAGGGGGACAGCTGACGGAAAAGGTGCGGCGCCGACCCTATTCGGTGGTCCTTTTGGATGAAATCGAGAAGGCGCACCCCGAGGTCTTCAATATCCTGTTGCAGGTCTTGGAGGATGGTCGCCTGACCGATGCCCAGGGACGCACCGTCAGTTTCCGGAACACGGTGCTGATCATGACCTCTAACGTTGGCGCCAGTGAGCTGGATCAGGATTCGGCCATTGGCTTCCGGGTCAATGTGGACGAAAAGGCGGAGCACGAAGATATGCGGAAGCGGGTCATCGAGTCGTTGCGGCGGACCTTCCGGCCCGAGTTCATCAACCGGATCGATGAGATTATCGTGTTCCACGCCCTGAATAAGGAGCACATCCGGCAGATTGCCGACATTATGCTCCGGGAGACCAGGGAGCAGCTGCGGGAGCAGGATGTGGACATCGTGGTCACCGATGCCGCCAAGGAGGTCCTGATCGAGGAAGGCTTCGATCACAAATATGGTGCGAGACCTTTGCGTCGGGCAATTCAAAGGCTATTGGAAAACCCACTTTCGGACCTCATCCTCGAAGGCAGGTTCAAGGCGGGGGACGTGATTGTGGTGGGCGCAGAGGACAAGAAGTTGGTCTTCAACCGGCAGGAGGAACCTTCGCCGGTGGAGAGATAG
- a CDS encoding family 10 glycosylhydrolase, with product MTEPVQVPRAPKFPWRTALYVLIMFVLGLVLGIYSHRQQGIGSTNETPIAGAWVVRYALTTREDIDQVFALASKLGFRELMLQVNGRGEAYYRSELLPQAVVDFDPLAYALAQGQRYGIKVHVWVNVLTISSFLSRSQDPKHVINSHPQWITYDVDGRSLLAYDPLDVSSLPADLPAIMLDPGVPEVRDFLVQVCRELVENYPVDGLHLDYIRYAGLRYGFHPQVRQHFKAQYGVDPVDVERRRFTAGGAQQALLWDDFRRQQITDLVEAIYREVKSAKPQLPVSASVTAHYQVARDNHFQDWQHWLERGIIDFVVPLAYDLDPSVVYYRLEEVVAHWGPGKISAGVRAYELGEDPQLLRELVQAARDAGCQRILLFSYNSIAEEPQLQKIISRLQEAR from the coding sequence ATGACTGAACCGGTGCAGGTGCCGCGGGCTCCCAAGTTTCCTTGGCGCACCGCGTTGTATGTGCTGATCATGTTTGTCTTGGGGTTAGTGTTGGGTATTTACAGCCATCGGCAGCAAGGGATCGGCTCCACCAACGAAACCCCCATTGCCGGGGCGTGGGTGGTACGCTATGCCCTCACGACCCGGGAGGACATCGACCAGGTCTTTGCCTTGGCGTCGAAGCTGGGCTTCCGAGAATTAATGCTGCAGGTCAATGGGCGGGGGGAGGCCTATTACCGGTCGGAACTGCTCCCCCAGGCGGTGGTGGACTTTGACCCTTTGGCCTATGCCTTGGCCCAGGGCCAACGGTACGGGATTAAGGTCCATGTTTGGGTCAATGTCCTCACCATCAGTTCCTTTCTTAGTCGTTCCCAAGATCCTAAGCATGTGATCAACAGTCATCCCCAGTGGATTACCTACGATGTGGATGGTCGTTCTCTCCTTGCCTACGACCCGTTGGATGTTTCAAGCCTGCCTGCGGATCTGCCAGCCATTATGCTGGATCCGGGCGTCCCCGAGGTGCGGGATTTCCTAGTGCAAGTTTGCCGGGAACTGGTGGAAAACTATCCCGTGGATGGTCTGCATCTGGACTATATCCGCTATGCGGGCCTGCGGTATGGTTTCCATCCCCAGGTGCGGCAGCATTTTAAGGCTCAGTATGGGGTGGATCCGGTGGATGTGGAGCGGCGGCGTTTCACCGCCGGCGGGGCCCAGCAGGCCCTCCTTTGGGACGATTTTCGCCGGCAACAGATTACGGATCTGGTGGAGGCCATCTACCGGGAAGTAAAAAGCGCGAAGCCCCAGCTGCCGGTGTCTGCTTCGGTTACCGCCCATTACCAAGTGGCCCGGGACAACCATTTTCAGGATTGGCAACACTGGCTGGAGAGGGGGATCATTGATTTTGTTGTCCCCTTGGCTTACGATCTCGATCCCAGTGTCGTATACTATAGGCTGGAGGAGGTCGTGGCGCACTGGGGTCCAGGGAAGATCTCCGCGGGGGTGCGGGCCTACGAACTGGGTGAAGACCCACAGCTGTTGCGGGAACTGGTGCAGGCCGCCCGGGATGCGGGCTGCCAGCGGATCCTCCTTTTCTCGTACAACTCCATCGCGGAAGAGCCCCAGTTGCAAAAGATCATTTCCAGATTGCAGGAAGCACGTTAG
- a CDS encoding TRAM domain-containing protein — protein sequence MNEKLFRFVCGIVGLVIGYNSIAAGLEQLFSAQESLEPLIGWAGILGGLLGLCIGVLLAPAIYGVWQRTVVGVTSALQNTPITDMVAGVIGLVLGLLIVILATMPFPAGLVISYIRLFVVLFGGYAGAYTAVKKKDELLGMLGLDPENRSKDSHLSGANGDTTSYKILDTSVIIDGRIADISKTGFLEGTLIIPQFVLEELQHIADSPDSLKRNRGRRGLDILNKIQKESVIPIEIVDQDYPDGQDVDSKLVRLAKEYNGTVLTNDYNLNKVAELQGVPVLNINELANAVKPVVLPGEEMLVQVIKDGKEQGQGVAYLDDGTMIVVDSGKKHIGQEIEVMVTSVLQTAAGRMIFARPKVMEKAL from the coding sequence ATGAATGAAAAACTCTTTCGGTTTGTATGCGGGATTGTGGGCCTGGTGATCGGCTACAACAGCATCGCCGCGGGCTTGGAGCAGCTGTTCAGCGCCCAGGAATCCCTGGAGCCTTTGATCGGCTGGGCCGGTATTCTAGGTGGGCTACTGGGCCTGTGTATCGGCGTGCTTTTGGCTCCGGCCATCTATGGCGTGTGGCAACGCACGGTGGTGGGTGTTACCAGTGCGCTCCAGAATACACCGATCACCGACATGGTCGCCGGGGTGATTGGTCTGGTCTTGGGCTTACTCATCGTCATTTTGGCCACGATGCCCTTCCCCGCCGGTTTGGTGATCAGCTACATCCGGTTGTTTGTGGTGCTCTTTGGCGGCTATGCGGGGGCCTACACCGCGGTGAAGAAAAAGGACGAACTTCTCGGTATGCTGGGCTTAGACCCGGAAAACCGGTCCAAGGATAGCCATTTATCTGGTGCCAATGGGGACACGACCAGTTACAAGATTCTCGATACCAGTGTTATTATCGATGGCAGGATTGCCGATATTTCTAAAACTGGTTTCTTAGAAGGGACCCTGATCATCCCCCAATTTGTCTTGGAGGAATTGCAACATATTGCCGATTCCCCCGATTCCTTGAAACGCAACCGTGGTCGGCGCGGTTTGGATATCCTCAACAAGATTCAGAAGGAGTCGGTGATCCCCATCGAGATCGTGGATCAGGATTATCCCGATGGGCAAGATGTGGACAGTAAGCTGGTGCGGCTGGCGAAGGAATATAACGGAACTGTCCTCACCAACGACTACAACTTGAACAAGGTCGCGGAGTTGCAGGGGGTGCCGGTCCTGAACATAAACGAACTGGCCAATGCGGTGAAACCCGTGGTATTGCCCGGTGAAGAGATGTTAGTACAGGTGATCAAAGATGGCAAGGAACAGGGGCAAGGGGTGGCCTATCTAGATGATGGCACCATGATCGTGGTGGACAGCGGTAAGAAGCACATCGGTCAGGAGATCGAGGTGATGGTGACCAGTGTGCTGCAGACCGCGGCGGGCCGAATGATCTTCGCCCGGCCGAAGGTGATGGAAAAGGCACTCTAA
- the disA gene encoding DNA integrity scanning protein DisA gives MAEERTNKERLKEILRLISPGTPLYEALENILRARTGGLIVIGDSEEVMALTNGGFRIDADMHPAALYELAKMDGAIVLNEEANKILLANTQLTPDPLIPTLETGARHRTAERVARQTGNIVICISQRRNVITVYQGNFKYVARDIGVVLAKANQALETLEKYKSVLQQSLTNLSALEFEDRVTVFDIVTVLQRAQMVCRIKEEIEFHIYELGVEGRLVAMQQEELMVGIEGQGLLVIKDYCHEKDNAEKIWENLMEWESEDLLEPTTLARALGFSSAMDVLDKQVTPRGYRILSKIPRLPLPVIENLIQHFGNLPRVMSADITELDDVEGIGEVRARSIKEGLRKMKEQVLIDRQL, from the coding sequence ATGGCAGAGGAGAGGACCAATAAGGAGAGGTTGAAGGAAATCCTTAGACTGATTTCACCGGGCACACCGTTGTACGAAGCCTTGGAAAACATTCTCCGGGCCCGGACCGGAGGGCTAATTGTCATCGGTGATTCCGAAGAGGTGATGGCCCTAACCAATGGTGGTTTTCGGATCGATGCGGATATGCATCCTGCGGCCTTGTACGAGTTGGCCAAGATGGACGGAGCCATCGTCCTTAACGAAGAGGCAAACAAGATCCTACTGGCCAATACGCAGCTCACGCCAGATCCTCTCATTCCCACCCTGGAGACCGGGGCCCGGCACCGCACCGCAGAACGGGTGGCCCGGCAGACGGGGAACATCGTGATTTGTATCTCCCAGCGCCGGAATGTAATCACGGTCTACCAGGGCAATTTCAAGTATGTGGCCCGGGATATCGGCGTAGTGCTGGCTAAGGCCAACCAGGCCCTGGAGACTTTGGAGAAATACAAGAGTGTGTTGCAACAGTCCTTGACCAACCTCAGCGCCTTAGAATTCGAGGATCGGGTCACGGTCTTCGATATTGTTACCGTGCTACAACGGGCCCAGATGGTCTGTCGAATTAAAGAGGAGATCGAGTTCCACATCTATGAGCTAGGGGTGGAAGGGCGCTTGGTGGCGATGCAGCAGGAAGAGTTGATGGTGGGCATTGAGGGCCAGGGCCTTTTGGTGATCAAGGATTATTGTCATGAAAAGGACAATGCGGAAAAGATTTGGGAGAATCTCATGGAGTGGGAGTCCGAAGACCTGTTGGAACCCACCACCTTGGCCCGGGCCTTGGGCTTTTCCTCGGCCATGGATGTCCTGGACAAACAGGTGACACCCCGGGGCTACCGGATTTTGAGTAAGATTCCCCGCTTGCCGCTGCCGGTGATCGAGAACCTCATCCAACATTTCGGTAATCTACCCCGGGTGATGAGTGCGGATATTACCGAACTCGATGATGTGGAAGGCATCGGCGAAGTACGGGCTAGGTCCATCAAAGAGGGACTACGCAAGATGAAAGAGCAAGTGTTAATCGACCGACAGCTTTAG
- a CDS encoding CarD family transcriptional regulator: MFQVGDKVVYPMYGAGIIEAIEEQEVLGERELYYVIHLPFGDLRMLIPVDRAEESRLRDVIEPEEVQRVLTILEGERGKPISNWNVRFRTNMNKLKSGDPYKVAEVVRDLSARERKQGLSSREQRCLEQARTILGSELMLATGQSKEKIENLLDGTMQAG, from the coding sequence ATGTTTCAAGTAGGCGATAAAGTAGTATACCCCATGTATGGTGCCGGCATCATTGAGGCCATCGAAGAGCAGGAGGTCCTAGGGGAGCGGGAACTGTACTATGTAATTCACCTACCCTTCGGTGACCTGCGGATGTTGATCCCGGTGGACCGGGCCGAGGAAAGTCGACTGCGGGATGTGATAGAACCGGAGGAGGTACAGAGGGTATTAACCATCTTGGAAGGGGAGCGCGGCAAACCCATCTCCAACTGGAACGTGCGCTTTCGGACCAACATGAATAAACTAAAAAGCGGTGATCCCTACAAAGTGGCGGAAGTGGTTCGGGATCTTTCGGCCCGGGAACGGAAGCAGGGTCTTTCCAGCAGGGAACAGCGCTGTTTAGAGCAGGCCCGGACCATCCTGGGTAGTGAACTGATGTTGGCGACAGGACAGTCCAAGGAGAAAATCGAGAATCTTCTCGATGGAACTATGCAGGCTGGGTAA
- the radA gene encoding DNA repair protein RadA: MGKKERVQYVCKACGYVSLGWMGRCSSCGQWDSLVEQRSEPEGKEQRTVPQAIPITQLVKDSRPKLSLGIEEFDRVVGGGLLPGTVVLVGGQPGIGKSTLLLQVAATVAQRGPVVYISGEESAEQIHHRARRLGATVDNLFLLTATDVLGYLEQLMEYHPRLVVVDSIQTMYHAEASGYPGSVSQVQKSADALIAWAKTYEVPLVIVGHITKSGALAGPKVLEHAVDCVLYFDGESHTDYRILRAVKNRFGPTNEVGVFEMKQEGLKAVPNPSCIFLADRPLGVAGSVVAPSMEGTRSLLVEIQALVAPALYGGTPRRLTTGLNYNRTSIVLAVLEKRQGCKLANHDVYLNVAGGLRVEEPAMDLAVAMAVVSSLNDLPVPPDLVIVGEIGLTGEVRPVGHMERRLQESRDLGFKRCVLPAANYRDLDLGAWGMKLHPVRNVKEALQAVFSD, from the coding sequence ATGGGTAAAAAAGAGCGTGTCCAATATGTTTGTAAGGCCTGTGGTTATGTGAGCCTAGGTTGGATGGGTCGGTGCAGCAGCTGTGGCCAGTGGGATTCCCTGGTGGAGCAGCGCAGTGAGCCCGAGGGCAAAGAACAGCGTACAGTACCACAGGCGATTCCCATCACTCAGCTAGTCAAGGATTCCCGTCCCAAGCTGTCCTTGGGTATTGAGGAGTTCGATCGGGTGGTGGGCGGCGGTCTCCTGCCAGGCACGGTGGTGCTGGTGGGGGGACAGCCGGGAATCGGCAAGTCTACCCTTTTGTTGCAGGTTGCCGCAACGGTGGCCCAAAGGGGCCCTGTGGTCTATATATCCGGAGAGGAATCCGCAGAGCAAATTCACCACCGGGCCAGACGCCTGGGGGCCACAGTGGATAATCTGTTCTTACTCACCGCCACCGACGTCTTGGGTTATCTAGAACAGTTGATGGAATATCATCCCCGCCTGGTGGTAGTGGATTCCATTCAAACCATGTACCACGCAGAAGCCAGTGGCTATCCCGGCAGTGTTAGCCAAGTGCAAAAATCCGCCGATGCCCTCATTGCCTGGGCGAAGACCTATGAAGTGCCGTTGGTGATCGTAGGTCACATCACCAAAAGCGGGGCCTTGGCGGGGCCAAAGGTGTTGGAGCATGCCGTGGATTGCGTACTGTACTTCGATGGCGAGTCCCACACGGATTACCGCATCCTACGGGCGGTGAAGAATAGATTCGGTCCCACCAACGAGGTGGGGGTTTTTGAAATGAAGCAGGAAGGCCTGAAGGCGGTGCCGAATCCTTCCTGTATTTTTCTGGCCGATCGCCCCCTGGGGGTGGCTGGTTCCGTGGTGGCCCCCAGTATGGAGGGGACCCGCAGCCTGCTGGTGGAAATCCAGGCCCTTGTGGCCCCTGCGCTGTACGGCGGTACCCCCCGCCGCTTGACCACTGGACTTAACTACAACCGAACCTCCATTGTTTTGGCGGTCTTGGAGAAACGCCAGGGTTGTAAACTGGCTAACCATGATGTGTACCTTAATGTGGCTGGGGGACTCCGGGTGGAGGAGCCCGCGATGGATCTGGCCGTGGCAATGGCGGTGGTTTCTAGTCTAAACGACTTGCCGGTGCCCCCGGACCTGGTGATCGTAGGAGAGATCGGCCTTACCGGGGAAGTGCGGCCGGTAGGGCATATGGAACGGCGCTTGCAGGAGTCCCGGGATCTGGGCTTCAAACGTTGTGTGCTTCCCGCGGCAAACTACAGAGACTTGGATCTGGGCGCCTGGGGGATGAAGCTTCACCCCGTGCGAAATGTGAAGGAAGCTTTGCAGGCCGTGTTTAGTGATTAG
- a CDS encoding protein arginine kinase: MGLEDLLRNNMSYWMRGKGPANDIVLASRIRLARNLDGIPFPSVASDDELNRVLKQVQAVAKNSRDLGEYRWIALSETSPLQRQLLVERHLISPNHCENVRYKAVVLRNDEAVSIMVNEEDHLRLQVIYPGLQLKAAWELCNEVDDYYESRLDYAFSDQVGYLTCCPTNVGTGLRASVMVHLPALAIGNQIQGVLSTISQFGVTVRGLYGEGTESAGNIYQISNRVTLGVTEEDIMQHLDNITRQVLEQERSAREQLLKKSKLQLEDLVYRALGTLAHARILSTSETLELLSSLRLGIDLELVQNFDPAVLQELLVSIRPAHLQELMGRDMDAHERDAYRAALVRERIRAGGQKDNN, from the coding sequence ATGGGTTTGGAGGATTTGCTGCGGAACAATATGAGTTATTGGATGCGGGGAAAGGGACCGGCCAACGATATCGTTTTGGCCAGTCGGATTCGTTTGGCCCGGAACCTAGATGGGATTCCGTTTCCGTCGGTGGCCTCCGATGACGAACTGAACCGGGTGCTAAAGCAGGTGCAGGCGGTGGCCAAAAACAGCCGGGACCTGGGGGAGTATCGCTGGATTGCCCTTTCGGAGACTTCCCCGCTGCAGCGGCAATTGTTGGTGGAACGGCATTTGATTAGCCCCAACCACTGTGAGAACGTCCGGTACAAGGCCGTGGTCCTGCGGAATGACGAAGCGGTGAGCATCATGGTCAACGAGGAGGACCACCTGCGGTTACAGGTGATCTATCCTGGATTGCAGTTGAAGGCCGCTTGGGAACTGTGTAATGAGGTTGACGATTACTACGAATCCCGGTTGGATTACGCCTTCTCCGACCAGGTGGGCTATTTGACCTGTTGCCCCACCAACGTGGGAACCGGGTTGCGGGCCTCGGTAATGGTGCATTTGCCGGCCCTGGCTATTGGGAACCAGATCCAGGGTGTGTTGTCCACTATCTCCCAGTTCGGGGTAACGGTCCGGGGCTTATATGGAGAAGGTACCGAGTCCGCAGGGAATATTTATCAGATCTCGAATCGGGTGACCTTAGGTGTTACCGAAGAAGATATCATGCAGCATTTGGACAATATCACCAGGCAGGTACTGGAGCAGGAACGGAGTGCGAGGGAACAGCTTTTGAAAAAGTCGAAGCTGCAGCTGGAGGACCTGGTCTACCGGGCCCTGGGGACCTTGGCCCACGCGCGGATTTTGAGTACCAGTGAGACCTTGGAATTGCTAAGCAGCCTGCGTTTGGGTATTGATTTGGAACTGGTACAGAACTTCGATCCGGCGGTATTGCAGGAATTGTTGGTGAGTATTCGGCCGGCCCACCTGCAGGAGCTGATGGGCCGGGATATGGACGCCCATGAGCGGGATGCCTACCGTGCCGCTTTGGTACGGGAGCGCATAAGAGCAGGCGGACAAAAGGACAATAACTAG